A region of Nocardioides sp. JS614 DNA encodes the following proteins:
- a CDS encoding Ppx/GppA phosphatase family protein — translation MRVAPVAAIDCGTNTIKLLVGTVPEAGGLEVDVREMRIVRLGQDLDRTGRIAEEALERTFAAIDEYAAVIRGHDVPPERIRFVATSATRDAANAVDFVAGVRERLGVEPDVVTGAAEAALAFDGAVRNLRTAPAAPVLVVDIGGGSTELILGSTEPASAHSMDIGSVRLHERHLAGDPPTPQQVAACLADIDAHLDASPVDLAAAATVVGVAGTITTVGAAVLDLPAYDRDALDQAVLDVADVHAAVDRLVAMSHQERRALGFMHPGRADVIDAGALILSAVLRRTRVADLVVSEADILDGIAWSIGR, via the coding sequence GTGCGTGTAGCGCCCGTCGCAGCCATCGACTGCGGCACCAACACGATCAAGCTCCTGGTGGGCACCGTGCCCGAGGCGGGGGGCCTCGAGGTCGACGTGCGGGAGATGCGGATCGTGCGGCTCGGCCAGGACCTCGACCGCACCGGCCGGATCGCCGAGGAGGCACTGGAGCGGACGTTCGCCGCCATCGACGAGTACGCCGCGGTGATCCGCGGCCACGACGTGCCGCCCGAGCGGATCCGCTTCGTCGCGACCTCGGCCACCCGCGACGCGGCGAACGCCGTGGACTTCGTCGCCGGCGTCCGCGAGCGGCTGGGCGTCGAGCCCGACGTGGTCACCGGAGCCGCGGAGGCCGCCCTGGCCTTCGACGGAGCGGTCCGCAACCTGCGCACCGCGCCGGCCGCGCCGGTGCTGGTCGTCGACATCGGCGGCGGGTCCACCGAGCTGATCCTGGGCAGCACCGAGCCGGCAAGCGCCCACTCGATGGACATCGGCTCGGTGCGGCTGCATGAGCGACACCTGGCCGGCGACCCTCCGACGCCCCAGCAGGTGGCGGCCTGCCTCGCCGACATCGACGCCCACCTCGACGCCAGCCCCGTGGACCTCGCTGCCGCCGCGACCGTCGTCGGCGTGGCCGGGACGATCACCACGGTGGGCGCCGCGGTGCTGGACCTCCCGGCGTACGACCGCGACGCCCTCGACCAGGCGGTCCTCGACGTCGCCGACGTGCACGCCGCGGTCGACCGGCTGGTCGCGATGAGCCACCAGGAGCGCCGCGCCCTGGGCTTCATGCACCCCGGCCGCGCGGACGTCATCGACGCCGGTGCGTTGATCCTCTCCGCGGTCCTGCGCCGCACCCGCGTGGCCGACCTCGTGGTGTCCGAGGCCGACATCCTCGACGGGATCGCTTGGTCGATCGGCCGGTGA
- a CDS encoding phage holin family protein: MTDPRTTTDEPVGALVHRLSEQIPELVRTELRLAQAELAQKGKRAGLGIGMFSLAGLLAFLATATLVATAVIALDLVLPLWAAGLIVAGVLLIGALGAGLGGRSEIQQATPPTPEVTIANVKEDVATLKGERR; this comes from the coding sequence ATGACCGATCCGCGTACGACGACCGATGAACCAGTCGGCGCACTCGTGCACCGGCTCTCCGAGCAGATCCCCGAGCTGGTCCGCACCGAGCTGCGGCTGGCCCAGGCCGAGCTCGCCCAGAAGGGCAAGCGCGCCGGCCTCGGGATCGGCATGTTCAGCCTGGCCGGGCTGCTGGCGTTCCTCGCCACCGCCACCCTGGTCGCCACCGCCGTGATCGCCCTCGACCTGGTGCTGCCGCTGTGGGCGGCGGGCCTGATCGTCGCCGGCGTGCTCCTGATCGGGGCGTTGGGCGCCGGCCTGGGTGGCCGCAGCGAGATCCAGCAGGCGACGCCGCCCACGCCCGAGGTCACCATCGCGAACGTCAAGGAGGACGTCGCCACGCTGAAGGGAGAGCGCCGGTGA
- a CDS encoding DUF3618 domain-containing protein, producing MSSNGTSPQRLEADIARQREDLATTVDQLHAKLDVKARAQDKAHELKDRATTADGRPRPDLTAAAVAAVVLAAGLLAWRRRR from the coding sequence GTGAGCAGCAACGGCACGTCACCCCAGCGGCTCGAGGCCGACATCGCCCGGCAGCGCGAGGACCTGGCGACGACGGTGGACCAGCTCCACGCGAAGCTCGACGTGAAGGCACGCGCCCAGGACAAGGCGCACGAGCTCAAGGACCGGGCCACCACCGCCGACGGCCGGCCGCGCCCCGACCTCACGGCGGCCGCCGTCGCCGCCGTCGTCCTGGCCGCCGGACTGCTGGCCTGGCGGCGCCGCCGTTGA
- a CDS encoding uracil-DNA glycosylase, protein MTDLLPHPATRELFPSPVPPGTGWPGDPATERTPVATTAAQVRRLARVGEGVDELAELDARVSVCRACPRLVRWREDVARDKRASFATEPYWGRPVPGWGTTDPSVLIVGLAPAANGANRTGRIFTGDRSGDWLFAGLHRVGLARTATSTHADDGQELIGTRMIATVRCAPPQNKPTVVERDTCAPWLLAELGLVLPTVEVVVALGTFGWDATLRSFAGLGWQASRPRPRFGHGVETRLVGPGREVTLLGCYHPSQQNTFTGRLTEVMLDDVLRRAAVLGRITG, encoded by the coding sequence GTGACCGACCTGCTCCCGCACCCCGCCACCCGGGAGCTGTTCCCGTCCCCGGTGCCGCCCGGCACCGGGTGGCCGGGCGATCCCGCGACGGAGCGGACACCGGTCGCCACGACCGCGGCGCAGGTGCGCCGGCTGGCCCGGGTCGGCGAAGGGGTCGACGAGCTGGCCGAGCTCGACGCGCGGGTCTCGGTCTGCCGGGCCTGCCCGCGCCTGGTTCGCTGGCGCGAGGACGTGGCCCGGGACAAGCGCGCGTCCTTCGCCACCGAGCCCTACTGGGGCCGACCGGTCCCCGGCTGGGGCACCACCGACCCGAGCGTGCTGATCGTCGGGCTCGCCCCGGCCGCGAACGGTGCCAACCGGACCGGCCGGATCTTCACCGGCGACCGCAGCGGCGACTGGCTGTTCGCGGGGCTGCACCGCGTCGGCCTGGCCCGCACCGCTACGAGCACGCACGCCGACGACGGCCAGGAGCTGATCGGCACCAGGATGATCGCCACGGTGCGCTGCGCGCCGCCGCAGAACAAGCCGACCGTCGTGGAGCGGGACACCTGCGCCCCCTGGCTGCTCGCCGAGCTGGGCCTGGTGCTGCCGACGGTCGAGGTGGTGGTCGCGCTCGGCACCTTCGGCTGGGACGCCACGCTGCGCTCGTTCGCCGGGCTGGGCTGGCAGGCCAGCCGACCGCGGCCGCGGTTCGGCCACGGCGTGGAGACCCGCCTGGTCGGGCCGGGCCGCGAGGTGACGCTGCTGGGCTGCTACCACCCGAGCCAGCAGAACACCTTCACCGGCCGGCTCACCGAGGTGATGCTCGACGACGTCCTGCGCCGCGCTGCCGTTCTTGGCAGGATCACGGGGTAG
- a CDS encoding class I SAM-dependent methyltransferase, giving the protein MPPLWSRRALTRASASAGRAAPDRPAGPPSAAPAGSRRLAAGFFERFPAFYDTSETSSFPWRLNLRHEAIFTEHDDLFPGARVLDIASHDGRWSMAALEAGAASVIGVEARPELVDRAVDTLRRLDVDEARFRFVAGDAFEVLAREEPQVDVVLCLGFLYHTLRHNELFTRIRRTGARHLLLDTEIHRGTEPVVRLADEHVDRQGNAVADEFSYGDTVLTGRPTLAALDLLARTQGFAVERLSDWDGLLRDNPEADQVRDYRIGRRATLRLRRA; this is encoded by the coding sequence ATGCCTCCTCTCTGGTCCCGCCGCGCCCTGACCCGTGCCAGCGCAAGCGCAGGACGGGCCGCGCCGGACCGGCCGGCCGGCCCACCGAGCGCCGCACCCGCCGGATCGCGCCGGCTGGCAGCCGGCTTCTTCGAGCGGTTCCCGGCCTTCTACGACACCAGCGAGACCTCGTCCTTCCCCTGGCGCCTGAACCTGCGCCACGAGGCGATCTTCACCGAGCACGACGACCTGTTCCCCGGCGCGCGCGTCCTCGACATCGCCAGCCACGACGGACGCTGGTCGATGGCCGCCCTCGAGGCCGGCGCCGCCTCCGTGATCGGAGTCGAGGCGCGGCCCGAGCTCGTCGACCGTGCGGTCGACACGCTGCGTCGCCTCGACGTCGACGAGGCCCGCTTCCGGTTCGTCGCCGGCGACGCCTTCGAGGTGCTCGCCCGCGAGGAGCCCCAGGTCGACGTGGTGCTCTGCCTCGGCTTCCTCTACCACACGCTGCGCCACAACGAGCTGTTCACCCGGATCCGCCGGACCGGGGCGCGGCACCTGTTGCTCGACACCGAGATCCACCGCGGGACCGAGCCGGTCGTGCGCCTCGCCGACGAGCACGTGGACCGGCAGGGCAACGCGGTCGCGGACGAGTTCTCCTACGGCGACACGGTGCTCACCGGCCGTCCCACCCTCGCCGCGCTCGACCTGCTGGCCCGGACCCAGGGCTTCGCCGTGGAGCGGCTCTCGGACTGGGACGGGCTGCTGCGCGACAACCCCGAGGCCGACCAGGTCCGCGACTACCGGATCGGTCGGCGCGCGACCCTGCGCCTGCGCCGGGCCTGA
- a CDS encoding Bax inhibitor-1/YccA family protein: MQSNNPVFRRSEEFHASGSNAYGNQTYAGNGSAYQGYGQTGYTDPATWGTGTPGQPGVSQPGTAIDRGPMTIDSVVQKTAISLGLVIVAALATWVLTPDIENGQISGGLVAAVTLGSLGAFVLSMVNSFKRVISPALVMAFAVLEGIALGGLSKLFDVQFGDGVVSGAVIGTFAAFAGTLAAYKVFDIKVGNKFRMFVMAAVFGMIGLSLMELVLSMFSASIGLFGFGTLGMLTAIVGLALGVFMLVLDFDFVEQGIANRLPEQESWRAAFAMTVSLVWIYTNLLRLLAIFSDN; the protein is encoded by the coding sequence ATGCAGAGCAACAACCCTGTGTTCCGCCGGTCGGAGGAGTTCCACGCCTCCGGCTCCAACGCCTACGGCAACCAGACGTACGCCGGCAACGGGTCGGCGTACCAGGGCTACGGCCAGACCGGCTACACCGACCCCGCGACCTGGGGCACCGGCACGCCCGGCCAGCCCGGCGTCAGCCAGCCGGGGACCGCCATCGACCGCGGCCCGATGACCATCGACTCGGTCGTGCAGAAGACCGCGATCTCGCTCGGCCTGGTGATCGTGGCCGCGCTCGCCACCTGGGTGCTGACCCCCGACATCGAGAACGGCCAGATCAGCGGCGGCCTCGTCGCGGCGGTGACCCTCGGGTCCCTGGGCGCGTTCGTGCTCTCGATGGTGAACTCGTTCAAGCGGGTGATCAGCCCGGCGCTCGTCATGGCGTTCGCCGTCCTGGAGGGCATCGCCCTGGGTGGGCTGAGCAAGCTCTTCGACGTCCAGTTCGGTGACGGCGTCGTCTCCGGCGCCGTGATCGGCACGTTCGCGGCGTTCGCCGGCACGCTCGCGGCGTACAAGGTGTTCGACATCAAGGTCGGCAACAAGTTCCGCATGTTCGTGATGGCGGCTGTCTTCGGCATGATCGGGCTCAGCCTGATGGAGCTGGTGCTGAGCATGTTCAGCGCGAGCATCGGCCTGTTCGGCTTCGGCACGCTCGGCATGCTGACCGCGATCGTCGGCCTCGCGCTGGGCGTGTTCATGCTGGTCCTCGACTTCGACTTCGTCGAGCAGGGCATCGCCAACCGGCTCCCCGAGCAGGAGTCCTGGCGGGCCGCCTTCGCGATGACCGTCAGCCTGGTCTGGATCTACACCAACCTGCTGCGCCTGCTGGCGATCTTCAGCGACAACTGA
- a CDS encoding SGNH/GDSL hydrolase family protein, translating into MGKAAAARKLASAAAYGGGGVSVLGGALYGLLRVEARVARKTIGRLDDDPPDPTGWYGRGRPGPAIKVALLGDSSAAGYGVERVEETPGALLASGLAERADRRVYLRDFAVVGAMSSDLSSQIDKALPTEPHVAVILIGANDVTHSVLPSASVRHLSEAVTRLREAGVLVLVGTCPDLGTIKPIAPPLKQVARAWSRRLAAAQTIAVVEAGGRTVSLGSILGPEFAAAPAILFGPDQFHPSADGYRSLVTVLLPSTLAALGLIPDDEAEPEAYRGEGVLPITAAALQAVNVPGTELGGTEVGGSRRGVRGLWVELRHRRRHPGTAAEAPEHDGEDAAPDEELEGAGET; encoded by the coding sequence GTGGGTAAAGCCGCCGCCGCTCGCAAGCTGGCCTCCGCCGCCGCGTACGGCGGGGGCGGCGTCTCGGTGCTCGGCGGAGCGCTCTACGGCCTGCTCCGGGTCGAGGCCCGGGTGGCGCGCAAGACCATCGGCCGCCTCGATGACGACCCGCCCGACCCGACCGGCTGGTACGGCCGCGGCCGGCCCGGCCCCGCGATCAAGGTCGCGCTGCTCGGGGATTCCAGCGCCGCGGGGTACGGCGTGGAGCGGGTCGAGGAGACTCCCGGCGCGCTGCTCGCCAGCGGGCTGGCCGAGCGGGCCGACCGCAGGGTCTACCTGCGCGACTTCGCGGTCGTGGGCGCGATGTCCTCCGACCTGTCCAGCCAGATCGACAAGGCGCTCCCGACCGAGCCGCACGTCGCGGTGATCCTGATCGGCGCCAACGACGTCACGCACAGCGTGCTGCCGTCGGCGTCGGTGCGCCACCTCTCCGAGGCCGTCACGCGGCTCCGCGAGGCGGGTGTGCTCGTGCTCGTCGGGACCTGTCCCGACCTCGGCACCATCAAGCCGATCGCCCCGCCGCTCAAGCAGGTGGCCCGCGCCTGGTCGCGCCGGCTCGCGGCCGCCCAGACGATCGCCGTGGTCGAGGCGGGCGGGCGCACCGTCTCCCTCGGCTCGATCCTCGGCCCGGAGTTCGCGGCTGCGCCCGCCATCCTGTTCGGACCCGACCAGTTCCACCCCTCCGCCGACGGCTACCGCTCCCTCGTCACGGTGCTGCTGCCCTCCACCCTGGCCGCGCTCGGCCTGATCCCCGACGACGAGGCCGAGCCGGAGGCCTATCGCGGCGAGGGCGTGCTGCCGATCACCGCCGCCGCGCTCCAGGCCGTCAACGTGCCCGGCACCGAGCTGGGCGGCACCGAGGTCGGCGGCTCGCGCCGCGGCGTCCGGGGCCTGTGGGTCGAGCTGCGGCACCGCCGGCGCCACCCCGGGACGGCGGCCGAGGCGCCCGAGCACGACGGCGAGGACGCGGCTCCGGACGAGGAGCTTGAGGGAGCCGGCGAGACGTAG
- a CDS encoding cystathionine beta-synthase has protein sequence MQYVNSLLDLIGNTPLLRLSTSMGSLNGAKGPIVLAKVEYLNPGGSVKDRIATRMIEAAEASGELQPGGTIVEPTSGNTGVGLAMVAQAKGYRCVFVCPDKVSEDKRNVLKAYGAEVVVCPTAVEPEHPDSYYNVSDRLASQPGAWKPDQYSNPHNPRSHYETTGPEIWAQTEGRVTHFVAGVGTGGTISGTGRYLKEQNSSVQVIGADPAGSVYSGGTGRPYLVEGVGEDFWPEAYDRDVADRIIEVSDADSFAMTRRLAREEALLVGGSSGMAVHAAVQLAHELAGTPEGEDAVIVVLLPDSGRGYLTKVFNDDWLAQYGFPVDGAERSVQSVGEVLRGKSGRLPDLVHTHPNETIAEAVAILQEYNVSQMPVVRAEPPVVAAEVVGSVSERTLLDLLFTGSAKLTDSVGEHMAPPLPTIGSTEPASEAVAALEGADALLVHEDGKPVGVVTRHDLLAYLARG, from the coding sequence GTGCAGTACGTGAACTCACTCCTCGACCTGATCGGCAACACCCCGCTGCTGAGGCTCTCGACGTCCATGGGCTCCCTGAACGGCGCGAAGGGACCGATCGTCCTCGCCAAGGTGGAGTACCTCAACCCCGGCGGCTCCGTGAAGGACCGCATCGCCACCCGGATGATCGAGGCGGCCGAGGCGTCCGGGGAGCTTCAGCCCGGCGGCACCATCGTCGAGCCGACGTCCGGCAACACCGGCGTCGGGCTGGCGATGGTCGCCCAGGCGAAGGGCTACAGGTGCGTCTTCGTCTGCCCGGACAAGGTCAGCGAGGACAAGCGCAACGTGCTGAAGGCGTACGGCGCGGAGGTGGTCGTCTGCCCGACCGCGGTCGAGCCGGAGCACCCCGACTCCTACTACAACGTCTCCGACCGGCTCGCCTCGCAGCCGGGTGCCTGGAAGCCGGACCAGTACTCCAACCCGCACAACCCGCGGTCGCACTACGAGACGACCGGCCCGGAGATCTGGGCGCAGACCGAGGGGCGGGTCACCCACTTCGTCGCCGGCGTCGGCACCGGCGGCACCATCAGCGGCACCGGGCGCTACCTCAAGGAGCAGAACTCCTCGGTCCAGGTCATCGGGGCCGACCCGGCGGGCTCGGTCTACTCCGGCGGCACCGGCCGGCCCTACCTCGTCGAGGGAGTGGGCGAGGACTTCTGGCCGGAGGCCTACGATCGCGACGTCGCCGACCGGATCATCGAGGTCTCCGACGCCGACTCGTTCGCGATGACGCGGCGGCTGGCCCGCGAGGAGGCCCTGCTGGTCGGCGGTTCCTCCGGCATGGCCGTGCACGCGGCGGTCCAGCTCGCCCACGAGCTCGCCGGCACCCCCGAGGGCGAGGACGCGGTGATCGTCGTACTCCTCCCGGACTCCGGCCGCGGCTACCTCACGAAGGTCTTCAACGACGACTGGCTCGCGCAGTACGGATTCCCGGTCGACGGCGCCGAGCGCTCCGTGCAGTCCGTCGGGGAGGTGCTCCGCGGCAAGAGCGGGCGGCTGCCCGACCTCGTGCACACCCACCCGAACGAGACCATCGCCGAAGCCGTCGCGATCCTCCAGGAGTACAACGTCTCCCAGATGCCGGTCGTGCGCGCGGAGCCTCCGGTGGTGGCCGCCGAGGTCGTCGGATCGGTCTCCGAGCGGACCCTGCTCGACCTGCTGTTCACCGGCTCGGCCAAGCTCACCGACAGCGTCGGCGAGCACATGGCGCCCCCGCTGCCGACGATCGGCTCCACCGAGCCCGCCTCCGAGGCCGTCGCCGCACTCGAGGGCGCCGACGCCCTGTTGGTGCACGAGGACGGCAAGCCCGTCGGCGTCGTCACCCGCCACGACCTGCTGGCCTACCTCGCGCGCGGCTGA
- a CDS encoding Zn-ribbon domain-containing OB-fold protein, with product MTATGTPAIEGWFTAGPEPALLGSRCTTCGTVFFPRVAGAAAFCRNPACAGEEFEETELSRRGTIWSYTDAQYQPPPPYLSRTDPYEPFALAAVELPEGLVVLGQVADGYGVADLRVGAEAELVVETLYADDSGARLIWRWKPVAELGEEADR from the coding sequence ATGACGGCGACGGGAACGCCCGCGATCGAGGGCTGGTTCACCGCTGGGCCCGAGCCGGCGCTGCTCGGGTCCCGCTGCACGACCTGCGGGACCGTGTTCTTCCCGCGGGTGGCGGGGGCCGCGGCGTTCTGCCGCAACCCGGCCTGCGCCGGCGAGGAGTTCGAGGAGACCGAGCTGTCCCGCCGCGGGACGATCTGGTCCTACACCGACGCGCAGTACCAGCCGCCCCCGCCGTACCTCTCCCGCACCGACCCCTACGAGCCGTTCGCGCTCGCGGCGGTCGAGCTGCCCGAGGGGTTGGTCGTGCTCGGCCAGGTCGCCGACGGGTACGGCGTCGCCGACCTGCGGGTGGGCGCCGAGGCCGAGCTGGTCGTGGAGACGCTCTACGCCGACGACTCCGGCGCGCGCCTGATCTGGCGCTGGAAGCCCGTCGCCGAGCTGGGCGAGGAGGCTGACCGGTGA
- a CDS encoding lipid-transfer protein codes for MSAGRAVAVLGVGMHPWGKWGRPFVEYGVHAARAALADAGVAWGDVDLVVGGETVRNGYGGYVAGATFAQALGWNGARVATSYAACATGAQALDAARARILAGLSEVALVVGADTTPKGFLAPNAGERWDDPDWLRFRLLGMTNPAYFALYARRRMDLYGATPEDFARVKVKNARHGLENPNARYRKEVSVEDVLTSAVVSDPLRLLDICATSDGAAAIVLTSADYARRHGAGSPVRIDAISTVTPTFPNTVLDMPNLATDSSLVVGAPERTFKESIGQAAYDEAGIDPTDVSVAEVYDLSTALELDWMEDLQLCKRGEAEALLRAGETAIGGRIPVNPSGGLACFGEAVPAQALAQVCEVTWQLRGQAGGRQVEGARVGITANQGLFGHGSAVLLSI; via the coding sequence GTGAGCGCGGGCAGGGCGGTCGCAGTGCTGGGTGTCGGGATGCACCCGTGGGGCAAGTGGGGTCGCCCGTTCGTGGAGTACGGCGTGCACGCGGCCCGCGCCGCCCTCGCCGACGCCGGTGTCGCCTGGGGCGACGTCGACCTCGTGGTCGGTGGCGAGACCGTGCGCAACGGCTACGGCGGCTACGTCGCCGGCGCCACGTTCGCCCAGGCCCTCGGTTGGAACGGCGCCCGGGTCGCCACGTCGTACGCCGCCTGCGCCACCGGCGCGCAGGCCCTCGACGCCGCCCGCGCCCGGATCCTCGCGGGGCTGTCCGAGGTCGCGCTGGTCGTCGGGGCGGACACCACGCCGAAGGGCTTCCTGGCCCCGAACGCCGGCGAGCGGTGGGACGACCCGGACTGGCTCCGGTTCCGGCTGCTCGGCATGACCAACCCGGCGTACTTCGCGCTCTACGCCCGCCGCCGGATGGACCTGTACGGCGCCACCCCGGAGGACTTCGCCCGGGTGAAGGTGAAGAACGCGCGGCACGGGCTGGAGAACCCGAACGCCCGCTACCGCAAGGAGGTCTCGGTCGAGGACGTACTGACCAGCGCGGTCGTCTCCGACCCGCTGCGCCTGCTCGACATCTGCGCCACCTCCGACGGCGCGGCCGCGATCGTGCTCACGTCCGCGGACTACGCCCGGCGGCACGGAGCCGGGAGCCCGGTCCGGATCGACGCGATCTCGACGGTCACCCCGACCTTCCCGAACACCGTGCTGGACATGCCGAACCTGGCCACCGACTCCAGCCTGGTCGTCGGCGCCCCCGAGCGGACGTTCAAGGAGTCGATCGGACAGGCGGCGTACGACGAGGCCGGCATCGACCCCACGGACGTGAGTGTGGCCGAGGTCTACGACCTCTCGACCGCGCTGGAGCTGGACTGGATGGAGGACCTCCAGCTCTGCAAGCGCGGCGAGGCCGAGGCGCTGCTGCGCGCCGGGGAGACCGCCATCGGTGGGCGGATCCCCGTCAACCCCTCGGGTGGCCTGGCCTGCTTCGGCGAGGCCGTCCCCGCCCAGGCGCTGGCCCAGGTCTGTGAGGTGACCTGGCAGCTGCGCGGACAGGCCGGTGGCCGCCAGGTCGAGGGTGCCCGGGTCGGCATCACCGCCAACCAGGGCCTGTTCGGCCATGGCTCCGCGGTGCTCCTCAGCATCTGA
- a CDS encoding cytochrome ubiquinol oxidase subunit I, which yields MDILDVARWQFGITTVYHFLFVPLTIGLTLLVAVMETNWLRTARPEWLRLAKFFGKLLLINFALGLVTGIVQEFQFGMNWSDYSRFVGDIFGAPLAVEALLAFFLESTFLGLWIFGWDKLPRKLHVGCMWLVHLGTLASAWFILAANSWMQHPVGYEYNPDTGRAELTDFWAVMTNKVQLITFPHVILAAYMTSAAFILGISAWLYANKRFERDRSMYRMGIRMGAWVALVAGLGVAVSGDIQGKIMTDVQPMKMAAAEALYQTDSDGCAPFSVFTIGTPDGKSEKWSLTVPCVLSFLAEGDTDATVEGIDDLRAEYQETYGQDPGAAYYSPGDYTPYIPVTYWSFRLMIGLGALMAAGAALVLWLTRKGRAPTARWFAPMVLSLPVLTVLANSFGWIFTEMGRQPWAVFGLMTTAHGVSPGVSQLEAWISIVVLTLLYAVLAVIEVGLLVKYVRKGADPFEEPPDPTLRGSDEDEDRPLAFAY from the coding sequence GTGGACATCCTCGACGTCGCCCGGTGGCAGTTCGGCATCACCACCGTCTACCACTTCCTGTTCGTCCCACTGACCATCGGCCTGACGCTGCTGGTCGCCGTCATGGAGACCAATTGGTTGCGTACGGCGCGACCGGAGTGGCTGCGGCTGGCGAAGTTCTTCGGCAAGCTGCTGCTGATCAACTTCGCGCTCGGCCTGGTGACCGGTATCGTGCAGGAGTTCCAGTTCGGGATGAACTGGTCGGACTACTCCCGGTTCGTCGGTGACATCTTCGGCGCACCGCTCGCCGTCGAGGCGCTGCTCGCGTTCTTCCTCGAGTCGACGTTCCTCGGCCTCTGGATCTTCGGGTGGGACAAGCTGCCGCGCAAGCTGCACGTGGGCTGCATGTGGCTGGTCCACCTCGGCACCCTGGCGTCGGCGTGGTTCATCCTCGCGGCCAACTCCTGGATGCAGCACCCGGTCGGCTACGAGTACAACCCCGACACCGGGCGCGCGGAGCTCACCGACTTCTGGGCCGTGATGACCAACAAGGTCCAGCTCATCACGTTCCCGCACGTGATCCTGGCGGCGTACATGACGTCGGCGGCCTTCATCCTCGGCATCAGCGCCTGGCTCTACGCCAACAAGCGCTTCGAGCGGGACCGCTCGATGTACCGGATGGGCATCCGGATGGGGGCCTGGGTGGCGCTGGTCGCCGGCCTCGGCGTGGCCGTCAGCGGCGACATCCAGGGCAAGATCATGACCGACGTCCAGCCCATGAAGATGGCGGCGGCCGAGGCGCTCTACCAGACCGACTCCGACGGCTGCGCACCGTTCTCGGTCTTCACGATCGGCACGCCGGACGGCAAGAGCGAGAAGTGGTCCCTGACCGTCCCGTGCGTCCTGTCCTTCCTCGCCGAGGGCGACACCGACGCGACGGTCGAGGGCATCGACGACCTGCGCGCCGAGTACCAGGAGACCTACGGCCAGGACCCGGGCGCGGCGTACTACTCCCCGGGTGACTACACGCCGTACATCCCGGTCACCTACTGGAGCTTCCGCCTGATGATCGGGCTCGGCGCGCTGATGGCCGCCGGCGCCGCCCTGGTGCTGTGGCTGACCCGCAAGGGCCGCGCGCCGACCGCGCGGTGGTTCGCGCCGATGGTGCTCAGCCTCCCGGTCCTCACCGTGCTCGCGAACTCCTTCGGCTGGATCTTCACCGAGATGGGCCGTCAGCCCTGGGCGGTGTTCGGCCTGATGACCACCGCGCACGGCGTCTCACCCGGCGTGAGCCAGCTCGAGGCCTGGATCTCGATCGTCGTGCTGACCCTGCTGTACGCCGTGCTGGCGGTGATCGAGGTCGGGCTGCTGGTGAAGTACGTGAGGAAGGGCGCCGACCCGTTCGAGGAGCCTCCGGACCCGACGCTGCGCGGCAGCGACGAGGACGAGGACCGACCCCTGGCGTTCGCCTACTAA